AGAGTTCAAGAACAGAACCAAACTCTAAATAAACTAGGTGACTCCCTGTGCGTCGCTGCGGGATTTGATAGAGCTTTTTgataaattataataaaaatataataattcTTTAAATAAAATTCTATGGATAAGTGAGAGCTCTCTTGCCGGttcataaaaaatataatagtaAATCTCCAGGTAAGAAAAAATATAATAGTAAATCTCCAAATCACCCATGCATTTTAAGGTATCAGGAATTTGACAGCATGGTGCTCCTTGTCACTTGTCAATGTGTTGAGTTGTGAATCAcaaaactactccctccgttataAATTATAATTCATAACTTTATCCAAAGTCAAATTGTTGTAGCTTTGATCAACTTTCTAGGAAAATATTATAACATTTATAGTACCAAATAAGTGCATTATTATCAAGACATACTTCATGGTTGAACAAATGATACCAATAGGAgataccccgcgcgttgctgtgggatttcttaaacaaaattttaaggtgaaatttgaaagtagaaacATTAAGGTGATTGCATGGCAACATTCACAGAAAATCGGCGAAAAACATAATGGGTTTTAATTTCATGTGATAGTGCATTGTTGAGGTGGATAGcttgcatgttgagagaaatctcTAGTGGGGACTAACTATATAGGTTTTATAGATGCATTCCTtaaagcatctccaagagtttttcTAAATTTCAATCTCTAAATCATCATTTGGAGAGTCATGTACATAAAACCACTCTATACATCTTCATTCTCCAACAACTTTTCTATATCTTGTTTACACTCTAGAGAGCCATTTTCGCTATCTATCTTTGGCTAGCGAGAAATCCGGAATAGATGATGGTTATATTTAGATAACCACTTAGACAAGCTTTTGGAGGCTATTTTttcatcaaaatctctattctTAACAATTAGGATGTATATAGAgagtctcttggagttgctcttacaaTATGCTCATTTTCTCAACATCCAACACATTAccattcaaacaaaaaaaacccAACAACCAACATACAACTTGAAAATTCATACAACAGTACAAAGGTCTTCAACCATCCTTGGGTGTGGAAGCAGAATGCTCTAATAGATTTTTTTGCTGACGCGGAAGAAGTTTGCGGAGCTAGAACCTCCGGGTTTGGTGGTGATGGAGCGTAAGGCCACAAtatatcctcaagatcaaaagGAGGTTCCTCACCCCTTACAACATATTTTTCATGTTCCTTTTCCATATAACGGAGTACATATCACTTGAAAATAATAGGAAAAAATCACTCTAAAATTGACGCTATGATTAATTAAAAGTCTAAATTGTTCATTACATAACATGATTAATGAAAAGGTCTAAAATACTGAATGAGCTACATCATAGTACAAACTACTCATGAGACCTATTGACCTACTACTACAAAaagtatttgtaggggcggtcaAAATGCTATATTTAGGGGCGGATCTCAGACCCGTTGCTGCTTTTCACAACTAAAAATGGTATTTGCAGAGGCGGTAACGCACCCGCCCCTAAGAACTCATTTCTAGGAGAGGGGTCACCCCATCATCCACCTCTAAAATCAATTTCTAGGGGCGGATCACCCCGTCACCCACCCCTGAAAATTGTTTTCCAGGAGCGGGTCAtcccatcacccgcccctagtaaTCGATTTAAAAACCAAGGAAAAATGGCCGCGCCCGCCGTCCGGACCAGCCCCGCCGTGCTAGGCCTCCGCAGCTcgtcctggccgccgccgctcggagggccgccgccgctcatctaggccgccgccgagctcgagccaCCATGGCCGCAGCGCCGTGCCTCGTGCTGCTTGCTCCACCTTCCTTGTTCGAGCTGCACGTGCGCTGCTTGCTTGTTCAAGCTGCACGTGCGCTGCTTGCTTGTTCAAGCTGCAAGCGCGCCCTTCCTGGTTCGAGCTTGTTCGACCTCGGGACTCTCGCTGGAAGCACACGATTCAAACGTCAAACTTTCAAATGAAAAATACTCCTTCAATACTCCACCGATTCAAACGAAATGTGAGCCATAGATGCATGGTCACAAGgtataatagatctaggaaaaagattgtGAAACAATCAAGAAACTACTATGAATCCAGTAAAAATCTGAACGTCTATTCTAGGAACGTGATTTTGGGAAAACTCAAAATCCGAGTCAATTTGTGAGAGattcgaggggggggggggggtgaatcaAAGATGCACACAAGAATCCAAGCAACAAAAACTCAAACAATTTCACGAATCCGCACCGAAATTGCGATGAACAAAAATTCACCTGAAAATTCCCTGGTTGCAACGGCGAGCTCGACGTCGGCgaacagcagcagcacaccgagGAACTCCACGGGGAACTCCACCAGCACGCGCAGCATGGAGCCACAGTGGGCCAGCCCCATGGCCAGCTTCAGCGCGCTCAGTGCTGCCACGCACTCACCGGTGACCCGGGCAAGCTCACAGCGGGGTTGCGCACAGCTGTACCCGCCTGCCGCCGCTGAAGCTCCCCGCCGGCCGAGCCCTTGCCTCCTGCGCATGGCCGCCGGGGCAAGGCCCGCGATGGGGTGGGGGCTTCTCCATGATGTTCGAGAGAGAGTTGAAGTGATAGGAGAGACGGAGAGTTCGattgagagagtgagagagagagagagagagagagagagttgaggtGAGAGCTGCTGAGAGGTTAAGGCCATCTCGGACACGTGATATGATAAGTGCAAGCtctaggtttcaaatttttaatGCCCGCCGACTGCGTTTAaattttgtaggggcgggtgggggcatcacccgcccctaaaaatagtccatttttagaggcgggtgggGGGGGGACCCGCTCCCAAAActgcattttcaggggcgggtcggTTGCTACAGTACTCTGCTTTATTTATAGGAATGGGTCAAATTTTGATCTGCCCCTAAAAAAATTCAAGGCGTTCCtataaatcatttttgtagtagtgaccgATGGCTGATGAACCACCTCGCGAAGTCTAGATACGGAATGGTCATATTCTGCCATCCCCGACACTTCGCACCTGGCATTATGTCGAGCCATCAACTCGCGATCATTATCCgtaccatgcaactcgacaTCAAATTCATGTTGAAATTTGTGACTTGCTTTTCCAAGCACAAAGCAATGAAATGCTTTCTTAGTTCAATGACGAACCGCTAACAAGTCCAAGGCGCTCTCCGGGGCGGACCTCAAGGGAATGTCCGGTGCGCTTCAGATGGTTGCATACCGATGCCCGAGCGGACACACAGCACTCCAttgcatcatgttgcaaagccATTTCTACGGAATTATATTCACATTCACCAATTATACATTTCACTAGGTTCAAAGCATAACAATAATGGTCCTTGTAAATACACTTGTCATTTGAAATTAAttgaaaaaatagcaaaactagGAAAGCCTAGGTCAGGTGTCACATTCACTTTTTCAATAATTATTCAATTTGACATTTCATATTTCACATAATTATTCAATTCAAACTTGACATTCACACATTCAATAAAAAATAGCAAACTAGCAAAGCCAAGCAAAATCACTTGAATAATATTAGCATAATGATGTATACACATATCACttaaaaataattgaaaaacTCACTCTAAATTTGCCAAATGGTTTCAAGCATGAAACTACCATAACATGCTCATTCTCCCTCTTTAGAAATGAATGTATAAATGACTGAATGAATgtatgaataaaaaaatcagtGACATATTTTGATCAACTaatacaagtaaatcacatctACTTATGCAAATCTTAAGTAAATTTGAGCTCAAATGGTCTATAAATTGAAAAAACTTCAACATTTTTAAATCTAAAAAATCTCTATTTATAACCCATGAAATAAGGTACACTAGCAATGTAAGATAAGAGGATGAAGTTTCTAATCTTTAGAACTGATGGATGGACGAGGGAATCAAAGAGCCTTGATAAATCAAGGAGAAAATGGGCATGAACTCCTCCCACCCGAGCcaaaaacagcaagaacaaatgagctgaatggcttgggaagggggaggaagagggaTAAATGGGAAGGGGCCTTTAGTCCTGGTACTAAAGGTCCCTACACCCTCCCACGCGGCCCCTAGCCGTTGGATCCGGGACTAATGCTATCTTTAGTCCCGGGCCCAGCAACGGTCAAAACTAATGTCAAAAACCAAAGGTCTGTTTTGTACTAGTGTTGTACTAGTCTGGCTCTTTAGAATTAACCTCCAATTCTCCAAATAAACTGAGTCATACATAATAGCATTAGAAAAGAAAGTCTAAATCACCCCCTCAACCAtacaaagtctggataaccccataaactatcgtttggttcattttacccccaAACAATAtattttggttcaaattacccctaatacaatttattttttttatttctccatgcataagtggaattttaagttgaaattttataaGATGATAGTACACAACATAACATATGttagaaaaaatatatcataattttttatcattattttgatagatTAGGATATCTAacaataaattaatcattggacttcaaaattatatgaaaaataacgTTGAAAAACTTATAATAGTTTTTCtcaatatgcattgtgatgtccactactatcctgcaaaatttgaaattaaaattcaacttgtgtatggaaaaacaaaaaaacaaattgTATTATCGGGTAAAATGAACATAAatgacatagtttagggggtaaacTGATCTAAGTTATAGTTTAGGCGTTATTCAGACTATGGCTATACTTGAATGGAGGAAACTGAACTTTTTACATGGAATTATTACATCGCTGGTCTGCAGTAGAAGCTAGCAGTGAAACAGAAAAGGCAGTATGCATGTAAGGCAACAGGCAGCATGCATTTGTTAATTTGATCAGGTTTTGTTGTACGGAAGAGAAGAAATTTTGGTAGACAGCCGGCCGGTCGATCGGATCGGATAATAGAATCAGGGCTGCCTCTTCAGCCTTATTCTATTAACCCCCTTCCCAAGAGGAGGATAGGAGGGGATTGAGAGGGATTTTAACTTGTAGGCGGTATAATCCCCCTGTCAAAGAAAATTTCCTCAAGTATCCTGGGGTGGGCGTCTCTGTCCTCTTCTCCCGATATCTTGCATCACTCGTTGTGGACGTCGTTGTCCTCTCCTCTCAATTGCTTGCCAGCCTCCCTTTCAAACCGTGACTGCTTGTACTCAGACACAAAATGGGCAATGGCATGTTCACGGAAAGCCCCATCTGCATGATATGTATATATGGAGGAAATTAATTAAATTGTGAACTTGTACTGGTATAAATCAAGATACGTACGTACCATATAATTTGAACTTCTCGTTCTTGCCATTTTTAAGCACTATTAGGGACGGGCGCTTTGCTGCTAGGTCACTATGGAAATGCCCTGCGACATCACGACTTGTAGTCTGGTAAAAGCGGACGCCACTTTGCAGCTCTGAAGCAGCAGCATGGTCTTTAGCGTATTCCTGCAGTCACGTCACGTACGGTtgtatggatggatggatcgatGATGATGATCAACTACTTAGTGCTAATAACTACTactaataataataacaataattTCTCGTACGCGGAGTAGAAAGAAAGGGTTCTTACGTGTACGGATTTGTCGAGGAAGGCGACAACGATGACTCCGGCCTCATAAAGGGATCCAGACTTCCCCTGGGAAAACTCGGTGAGTATCGTCTTGGCGTCGTCGATGGTGTGGACATCCTGCAGGTTGCTCTGAACTTTCCACTCGTGGATGCCGAGGTGGTAGAGCAAGGCCCAGAGATGGGTGATGAACTCGCCGCCCTGCGAGAGGTGCCGCATGTGCGCCTCTGGCGTGCCATATGGCACCGCGTAGACCAACATCCGGACCCACACTTGTGCCAGCGTCTCCCAGCGCTCAGACCGATCAAGCAGATAGCAGGAGGCACCGCTCTTCACCTTCTCTCGTTTCTTTTTCATCCTTCGGGATAGCAGGGACGACTGGCCAATCACTTCTTGCCAAAGGAATTTGTCAAACCAATTACTGCTGGTAGCTACGTATGCTTTCAGCTGCATCCACAATGTTTCATCCCCGTTGCTCCTGGCGTACGCACAGACAACGGCAACTCTCGCCCAGTTTGATGTCCAGCACCGAATCAACTGCAACAGAGCCAGCAACACCAATATCGCAAAAGTGATAACAAGGTCTGCGGTCGTGGTGTCCACGAAGCTGCTGCTGGTGGAACCACCACCGCCACTGCTACTAGAAGAAGCAGTTGTCCCGGGAATGGCACCTGCTACCCCGACTGAGGGACCGAaggggcgaccagagggggtgaatgagagccgattAAAATTTCTTGCAATCGGAAAGATCAGCGTAGTCCCAAGTGTACACCCAAATCCTCGAGTCCTAGGTGAAGCGTAGAGTAGCTatggaagagctaaaccaacacaaaacaaCCCTAGGAACAAGCTAGGATGATAGCGGAAGCAATCACGTAGAACAGCACAAGAAGCAGCAGAAGAGAACGCACGGTATAAcccaccggttaatccgacgcactGATTCgaaaagcgtcggttcaaccgatgagcagagccggcagcagaaaaagcaagcaccggttgatccgacgcaatgATTTGaactgcgtcggttcaaccgatgactgtcaccggatgatccggcaaaaTCTAGCTCGAGCGTCGGTGTTGTTGTCCGGAGAGTCCACAAAACAACCTTTGACTACACCGGTTAAACAGACGTTGGCACAATCAAGcaccggtgtagttgtccagaggaacACCAACTCGAAAAGTCTTGAgcaccagttaaaccggtgTTGTGAAAactcaatacaccggttaaatgAGTGAACTCTTGCACGTGGGGGCAACTGGTGAccatgcaccggttaaaccgatgttcgTGGTAGCTAAAGCACCGGTGTAACTGGAGAACACCAGAAAACCCTGACTCAGGGAAAGACctatacaccggttgatccgacgcatacaatttcaaagcgtcggttcatccggtgctagaTGAAACAGAGTCCAGAAACGCTTTCCAGCCTGCGTTCTTTCGAAAACTCGATGATCGAGTGACCAAATCAAGTTCAAATCTAACCAAATTTcgtaggcatgatcacaagggacttgtgaatatgtccacggaaggaatcgacgaattactccatggtttgggagaagTCGGCGAAATTCGaagcaagattggggttttctcaagaacgcaaAAACTTCGATTTGTGGTGACTCGTGATTTCGGAGggtttagcactaggctagacgattttgaatcactacaaagagtcaCGAAAACATCAAGAAACAACTCTTCATCTCGTGCACAAGAATCGACCAAGGAAAATCGAAATTCGTTCAAACAAAGCACAAGGTGGATGAACTCGAATCGAAAACAAAcgcccggagggcacaaggaggattgggcctcctttcccacacaatctcagtacaaaaatCTCAAGAATCCATACCTCTAATCCTAGAGAGGAGAGATGGAGCAGAGAGACAGGGAGGAGAAAGAGGGGCGGCGCCAGGGAGAAGGTGGTGCAGCTCATTCTGTTCTGGCTGGcgcgagagggagagaggagagttTGAGGTGTATTTAaggtgcccacgcaggggtccaaaataccctcgaCTCAACCTAGACACTAAAACacccgtaggggcaaaatcggaaatatgtacacgatctcatccgatggcggagtttctttcttcgactcgaagccttctccgcgatgccgccatgccgatgaagatccggttcatggttttggggggtccgcgaaacccgggtaggtgacCGGTTTTttgaaaaccgccaaaactccacgcgcgggaagattcccgcctccacgccgtggccctagacgccgtttccgcctcggccttctgacggccctagacgccacccgacgcccgtcacctcctctcccgcagcgaggccctagatgccgtcgacgcccgtcgcctccgtcagtcccgagaccgacgtccgtgcctccacgacttggcgtcttcaaccgccgtccgcctccttggttttgtggcgcaaaccaagaaacccgccttccgtcgccgcttgcgcccttgatccaggagtggacgtcacagctgccgcccggcctgagctcctccacggcaactctccgtcgacactcgacgcccgtgtacctgcaaccaaagaccaaacacacgatcacaccgcacggttgacaattcactcatcacaa
The genomic region above belongs to Panicum virgatum strain AP13 chromosome 8N, P.virgatum_v5, whole genome shotgun sequence and contains:
- the LOC120684452 gene encoding molybdate transporter 1-like, with amino-acid sequence MRRRQGLGRRGASAAAGGYSCAQPRCELARVTGECVAALSALKLAMGLAHCGSMLRVLVEFPVEFLGVLLLFADVELAVATREFSARVPRSNKLEPGRARLQLEQASSARAA